In the Nocardioides panaciterrulae genome, GAGCGCCGCCCCGCCGACCGCGTCGATCGCCCGGACCGGCTGCCAGGTGATCCGGTCGCGGATCCGGGCCCCGAAGAACTGCAGCAGCGCCTGCCCCAGCGACGCGGACAGGATCACGATGAACAGTGCGCCGAGCGAGACCAGCAGCGAGGGGTTGGCGTCCCCGAGCGCGGTCGGGGCCAGCCACACACCGAACAGGCCGCCGAGCAGCAACCCCCCGGTGGCGAACGCACCGGTGATGAAGCCCTGCCAGTAGCCCGAGAGCGCGTACGCGACGACGAGCACCACCAGCAGCCAGTCCAGCGGGTTCACCGACGCTCCTCGAATCGCGTGTTGGGACGGATGTCGCGCGGGGCGCGTCGGGGCTCACCCTGCAGCATGTAGTCCGGCAGATCACGCATCGGCGCGTCGGCGATGTCCTCGGTCCAGCCGAGGAACTCGAAGAGCCGGGCGATGATCCCGGCGGTGAACCCCCAGAGGATGACGTCCTTGTCGTCGCCGATGAGGAAGCCCGGGCCCAGCCAGCCGGAGGGATGGCGTACGACGATCCGGTGCTGCGGGTCGACCAGCTCGCGCAGCGGGACCCGGTAGACCTCGTGCACCTCGTCGGGGTCGACGGCGGTGACCTCGGTGGGCTCGTGCCACCAGCCCAGCACCGGCGTGACCGCGAAGTTGCTCGGCGGCAGCCACAGCTCGGGCAGCTCGGCGAAGACCGTGACCCCGGACGGGTCGAGCCCGGTCTCCTCCCAGGCCTCGCGCAGCGCGGCCTGGACCGCGGTCTCCCCCGGGTCGACCGAGCCGCCCGGGAAGGAGACCTGGCCGGGGTGGGAGCGCATGTGGTGGGCGCGCTCGGTCAGCAGCAGGTCGGGGCCCTCGGGCCCGTCGCCGAAGAGCATCAGGACCGCGCCCAGCCGGGCGTCGGCGTCCTCGGGCGGCATGAACCGGGTCAGGTCGTCGACGGTGATCAGCCGGGCGCCCTCGGCCACCGGACGCAGCCACTCGGGGAGCTCCGGCAGGTTGGTCACAGGTTCAGCCCCAGGTGCTGGTCCACGAGCTGCTCGAGCTCGGCGACCGAGCCCACCCCGCCGGCGGCCAGCTCCACGTGGCCGTCCTGGTCGACGAACGCGAAGAGCGGCAGGCCCATCCGCACCGGGAACGGCCCGTTGCCCTGGAGGGCGCCGTCGGTGTCGGCGACCAGCGGGTAGGTCACGCCGGACTTCCTGGCGAGCTCCAGGGCGCTGGCGGTCTGGGCGTCCTCGTAGTCGACGCCGAGCACGCCGACGCGGTCGCCGTACTTCTCGTGGAACTGCTGCAGCACCGGCATCTCCTTGCGGCACGGACCGCAGTAGGAGCCCCACAGGTTGACCACCAGCGGGCCGCGGAGCCCCGCGAGGTCGACGGCCGGGCCGCCG is a window encoding:
- a CDS encoding CoA pyrophosphatase, whose product is MTNLPELPEWLRPVAEGARLITVDDLTRFMPPEDADARLGAVLMLFGDGPEGPDLLLTERAHHMRSHPGQVSFPGGSVDPGETAVQAALREAWEETGLDPSGVTVFAELPELWLPPSNFAVTPVLGWWHEPTEVTAVDPDEVHEVYRVPLRELVDPQHRIVVRHPSGWLGPGFLIGDDKDVILWGFTAGIIARLFEFLGWTEDIADAPMRDLPDYMLQGEPRRAPRDIRPNTRFEERR
- a CDS encoding TlpA family protein disulfide reductase, which translates into the protein MRKGFLGPVAAAVLVLSGCGAGPAPTTASPSIDVDTPQLRQLKQQAGIEPCQHQTGDPVDGGLPNVTLPCLGGGPAVDLAGLRGPLVVNLWGSYCGPCRKEMPVLQQFHEKYGDRVGVLGVDYEDAQTASALELARKSGVTYPLVADTDGALQGNGPFPVRMGLPLFAFVDQDGHVELAAGGVGSVAELEQLVDQHLGLNL